The following proteins are encoded in a genomic region of Cyclonatronum proteinivorum:
- a CDS encoding sigma-70 family RNA polymerase sigma factor, translating to MAKKKKKDPKNPAPSGISTRESQSLDRYLQEIGKVSLITPDEEVTLAKRIQAGDQEALEKLTQANLRFVVSVAKQYQNQGLSLGDLINEGNLGLIKAAKRFDETRGFKFISYAVWWIRQSILQALAEQSRIVRLPLNRVGALNKIGKELSKLEQEYERLPSAAELSESLDMSVNEVADTLKISGRHLSVDAPFAQGEDNRLLDVLENEETPNPDLELMSESLKVEIERALSKLSTREAEVIRLYFGIGREHSLTLEEIGERFDLTRERVRQIKEKALRKLRHHNRSMALRAYLG from the coding sequence GTGGCAAAGAAAAAGAAAAAAGATCCTAAGAACCCGGCACCGAGTGGCATTTCAACCCGTGAATCTCAATCGCTGGATCGTTATTTACAGGAAATCGGAAAAGTAAGTCTCATCACACCTGATGAAGAAGTAACGCTTGCAAAGCGGATTCAGGCGGGCGATCAGGAAGCACTTGAAAAACTGACACAGGCCAACCTTCGCTTTGTGGTATCCGTAGCCAAGCAATATCAGAATCAGGGCCTTTCACTTGGCGATTTGATTAATGAAGGAAACCTTGGCCTCATTAAAGCGGCCAAGCGGTTTGATGAAACCCGCGGATTTAAGTTTATCTCCTACGCGGTATGGTGGATTCGTCAGTCCATTCTTCAGGCGCTCGCCGAGCAAAGCCGGATTGTACGTCTCCCGCTGAACAGAGTGGGTGCGCTGAACAAAATCGGAAAAGAGCTTTCAAAGCTTGAACAGGAATACGAACGCCTGCCTTCAGCTGCGGAGCTTTCTGAATCCCTCGATATGTCTGTGAATGAAGTTGCAGATACGCTGAAGATTTCAGGCCGGCACCTTTCTGTTGACGCGCCTTTTGCGCAGGGTGAAGACAACCGTCTGCTCGACGTACTCGAAAATGAAGAAACCCCGAATCCTGATCTTGAATTGATGAGCGAGTCGCTCAAAGTGGAGATCGAGCGGGCGCTTTCCAAGCTAAGTACACGGGAAGCCGAAGTCATCCGGCTGTATTTCGGAATAGGCCGTGAACACTCCCTCACCCTGGAAGAAATTGGCGAACGCTTCGACCTTACACGCGAGCGCGTACGGCAAATCAAAGAAAAAGCGCTCCGCAAATTACGTCATCACAACCGCAGTATGGCCCTACGCGCTTATTTGGGCTAA
- a CDS encoding M3 family oligoendopeptidase: MSKAHGAESIHWDLSDLYEGPNDPSLIRDMDGIIARADSFASQWKGRIASLSPAEFREALQAYEGLMDLGSKIGSYAYLNWSTNTEDAALGKLLQQSSELGSELNQKLVFFDLEWLALEETEARKHIDAPELAFYRHYLISSRKYKPHMLSEAEEKILSAKSVTGARSWVRFFDETLGAARFTFEGEPLTEQQVLSKMHAPERETRQKAAASLTAGFRELSRPLTFIFNTLLADKSTNDKLRGYPSWVTSRNLSNEIKDETVDALVEAVTEAYPLVQRYYRLKTKLLGLDEMRDYDRYAPLAQNETVVSWQEARKMVLDAYSGFHPKMGEVAGYFFEHNWIDAAIRPGKRGGAYSASTAASVHPYVFMNYDGRVRDVQTLAHELGHGVHQYLSRERGPLQAGTPLTTAETASVFGEMLVFRDLMGTLTDPKERLALLCSKIDDSIATVFRQISMNRFENAIHTARREKGELTTQQFSELWMETQTALYGDSVKLSDDYGIWWSYIPHFLHSPGYVYAYAFGELLVLSLYEQYRTQPQGFADRYLELLHAGGSESPEALTARMGVDINDKAFWQAGVALIGKLIDEAESLAAEVQFGA; this comes from the coding sequence ATGAGTAAAGCACACGGAGCTGAATCAATTCACTGGGACCTGTCTGATCTTTATGAAGGTCCGAATGACCCATCTTTAATCCGCGATATGGACGGCATTATAGCCCGGGCCGACTCATTTGCAAGTCAGTGGAAAGGCCGGATTGCAAGCCTCAGCCCGGCCGAATTCCGGGAAGCCCTCCAAGCCTACGAAGGGCTCATGGATCTGGGAAGCAAAATAGGCTCGTATGCCTACCTTAACTGGAGCACAAATACCGAAGATGCGGCCCTGGGCAAGCTGTTGCAACAAAGTAGCGAGCTGGGCTCTGAGCTCAATCAAAAACTTGTTTTCTTTGATCTTGAGTGGCTTGCATTAGAGGAGACTGAAGCCCGCAAACATATTGATGCGCCTGAACTTGCTTTTTACCGGCACTACCTGATCAGCTCCCGTAAATACAAGCCGCACATGCTTTCAGAGGCGGAAGAAAAAATCCTTTCGGCTAAATCCGTGACCGGTGCACGGTCATGGGTGCGCTTTTTTGATGAAACCCTCGGCGCGGCACGCTTCACATTTGAAGGCGAACCCCTGACCGAACAACAGGTGCTGAGCAAAATGCATGCGCCCGAGCGTGAGACCCGGCAAAAAGCTGCCGCCTCCCTGACCGCAGGCTTTAGGGAACTGAGCCGTCCGCTGACCTTTATTTTTAACACGCTCCTGGCCGACAAAAGCACCAACGACAAACTGCGCGGCTACCCGAGCTGGGTTACATCCCGCAATCTTTCCAACGAAATTAAAGATGAAACCGTCGATGCCCTGGTTGAGGCCGTTACCGAAGCCTATCCCCTGGTGCAGCGCTACTACAGGCTGAAAACGAAGCTCCTCGGTCTCGACGAGATGCGCGATTACGACCGCTACGCCCCGCTGGCGCAGAACGAAACGGTCGTGAGCTGGCAGGAAGCGCGGAAAATGGTGCTCGACGCCTACAGCGGCTTTCACCCCAAAATGGGCGAAGTGGCCGGCTACTTCTTTGAGCACAACTGGATTGATGCCGCCATCAGACCCGGAAAACGGGGCGGCGCATACTCGGCTTCAACCGCAGCAAGCGTACACCCCTATGTTTTCATGAATTACGACGGACGCGTGCGCGATGTGCAGACCCTCGCGCATGAGCTTGGGCACGGCGTACATCAGTACCTATCCCGCGAACGCGGACCGCTGCAGGCTGGCACACCGCTCACAACTGCGGAAACGGCTTCCGTCTTCGGGGAAATGCTCGTTTTCCGCGATCTCATGGGTACGCTTACCGATCCGAAAGAACGTCTCGCCCTGTTGTGCAGCAAAATTGATGACAGCATTGCAACCGTGTTCCGACAGATTTCCATGAACCGTTTTGAAAACGCCATTCACACCGCAAGGCGCGAAAAAGGGGAGCTGACGACACAGCAATTCAGCGAGCTATGGATGGAAACACAAACCGCCCTGTATGGCGACTCGGTGAAACTCAGTGACGATTACGGCATTTGGTGGTCTTATATTCCGCACTTTCTGCACTCCCCCGGATATGTGTACGCCTATGCTTTTGGCGAGCTGCTTGTGCTTTCGCTTTACGAGCAATACCGCACACAGCCGCAAGGCTTTGCTGACCGTTACCTCGAACTGCTTCACGCGGGTGGCTCGGAATCTCCGGAAGCCCTGACCGCGCGTATGGGCGTGGATATTAACGACAAAGCGTTCTGGCAGGCCGGTGTGGCTCTGATCGGCAAGCTAATCGATGAAGCGGAGTCCCTGGCAGCGGAAGTTCAATTCGGGGCCTGA
- a CDS encoding phosphopentomutase, translating to MSNFYLIIIDGLGCGHQEDAADYGDLGSNTLGHVIAETKVGLPNFTRLGLGNIIPLDTVPPVHDGLCGFGKMREVSGGKDSTTGHWEIAGIQLPSPFPTYPKGFPAEITEAFAAHTGTAGVLANKPYSGTDVIRDYGDEHLQSGKPIVYTSADSVFQVATHTDIVPLEKLYDWCTFARDELMTGAHSVGRVIARPFAGQPGAYFRLTDHRKDFSLVAPEPNIMSELQRAGIKTYSIGKIVDLFGGVGFTQYRKTNSNAEGISQLLSIMHAVENSFVFVNLIDTDQLFGHRNDPAGFAGSLEEFDRAIPAIFGNLREDDVLVITADHGNDPTMASTDHSREFVPLLVYGKSLAGKTLGTRESFTDVAAAVMDWADLQNPFKGQSFLNTP from the coding sequence ATGAGTAATTTCTATTTGATTATCATTGATGGCCTGGGCTGCGGACATCAGGAAGACGCCGCAGATTATGGTGACCTTGGCAGCAATACCCTGGGTCACGTCATCGCTGAAACAAAGGTTGGACTGCCGAATTTCACACGATTAGGCCTCGGAAACATCATCCCGCTTGATACGGTGCCGCCGGTACACGACGGGCTTTGCGGATTTGGCAAAATGCGGGAAGTCTCGGGCGGAAAAGATTCCACAACCGGACACTGGGAAATTGCAGGAATTCAGCTGCCTTCGCCCTTTCCGACTTACCCCAAGGGTTTTCCGGCTGAGATCACGGAAGCCTTTGCTGCGCACACCGGTACAGCGGGGGTACTGGCCAATAAACCCTACTCAGGCACAGATGTCATTCGGGATTATGGTGACGAACACCTGCAGTCAGGCAAGCCGATTGTGTATACTTCGGCGGACAGCGTGTTTCAGGTTGCGACGCACACAGATATCGTCCCCCTTGAGAAACTTTACGACTGGTGCACCTTTGCCCGTGACGAGCTCATGACCGGGGCACACAGTGTAGGGCGCGTGATCGCCCGCCCCTTTGCAGGTCAGCCGGGTGCGTATTTCCGCCTCACTGATCACCGCAAGGACTTTTCATTGGTTGCACCGGAGCCCAACATCATGTCTGAATTGCAGCGGGCTGGTATCAAAACCTACTCCATCGGAAAAATAGTCGACCTGTTTGGCGGCGTCGGTTTCACACAGTACCGAAAAACCAACAGCAATGCAGAAGGAATCTCACAGCTGTTATCCATCATGCATGCCGTTGAAAACAGCTTCGTATTTGTAAACCTGATTGATACCGATCAGCTGTTCGGACACCGCAACGACCCTGCAGGCTTTGCGGGATCCCTCGAAGAATTTGACAGAGCGATTCCCGCTATTTTTGGAAACCTCAGGGAAGATGATGTTCTGGTAATTACGGCTGATCACGGAAACGACCCTACCATGGCAAGTACCGATCACTCCCGTGAGTTCGTTCCCCTGCTGGTTTACGGCAAAAGTCTGGCCGGCAAAACGCTGGGCACACGGGAATCCTTTACAGATGTCGCAGCCGCCGTTATGGACTGGGCCGATCTACAAAACCCGTTTAAGGGTCAGTCTTTTTTAAATACACCCTAA
- a CDS encoding sodium:solute symporter, whose translation MTEIALSNLDKAIIVGYFVIIVLIGFFVSRKTETGDDLFLAGRSLGWLAIGFSLFASNISSTTLIGLSGQAYMTGISVANYEWMAAVVLVVMAVFFIPYYIKSRITTIPEFLERRFDVRSRKYFSVITIFLSIVVDTAGGLYAGAIVVNVFFPDIPIWQTILALGVFAGLYTAAGGLKAVVYTDVLQAVILLFGASVLTYLMFSKFDFSWASVTATVEPEKLSKIRPLDDPALPWLGTLIGVPVLGFYYWATNQYIVQRVLGAKDIKNARWGAMLGGTLKLTALFIMVLPGVMAFSVFPNLDDPDMVFPTMVANVLPIGITGLVLAGLISAILSSIDSTLNSASTLITMDFVKAKNPNITNEQTARIGRITTLVLMVVAVLWAPNIANFEGIFAYIQQAFSYIVPPVVAIFFMGILWERGSRNAAFITLVVGHGLSLVLFILSAMGVFQLHFTITAGLLTIISFGVFYVVSIRSEAPETGEFADITWKPADARPSEPMPLWQDYRVHSVIVLLLTAASIIAFW comes from the coding sequence ATGACTGAAATTGCGCTCAGCAATCTCGACAAAGCCATCATTGTTGGCTATTTCGTGATTATTGTACTCATTGGTTTTTTCGTATCCCGGAAAACCGAAACCGGCGACGACCTCTTCCTTGCCGGACGCAGCCTCGGATGGCTTGCCATCGGCTTCTCCCTTTTTGCTTCAAATATCTCCAGCACGACCCTCATTGGGCTTTCCGGGCAAGCCTACATGACCGGCATTTCCGTGGCGAACTACGAATGGATGGCGGCTGTCGTGCTCGTAGTTATGGCCGTTTTCTTCATTCCTTATTACATCAAATCGCGGATTACGACCATTCCGGAATTCCTCGAACGCCGCTTTGATGTCCGGTCGCGCAAGTATTTCTCGGTCATCACCATTTTCCTGAGCATTGTAGTTGATACCGCCGGCGGCCTTTACGCCGGGGCCATTGTCGTAAACGTTTTCTTCCCGGACATCCCCATCTGGCAGACCATTCTCGCGCTCGGCGTCTTTGCCGGACTCTACACCGCAGCCGGGGGACTTAAAGCGGTAGTCTACACCGATGTGCTTCAGGCCGTCATCCTGTTGTTCGGGGCGTCCGTGCTTACCTACCTGATGTTCAGCAAATTCGACTTCAGCTGGGCTTCAGTCACAGCCACCGTTGAGCCCGAAAAACTCTCCAAAATCCGACCGCTCGACGATCCCGCCCTGCCCTGGCTCGGCACTCTGATTGGCGTCCCCGTGCTGGGCTTTTACTACTGGGCTACGAATCAGTACATCGTGCAGCGGGTGCTCGGCGCCAAGGACATCAAAAATGCCCGCTGGGGCGCGATGTTAGGCGGTACGCTCAAACTTACCGCGCTCTTCATCATGGTGCTGCCCGGCGTGATGGCGTTCAGCGTATTCCCCAATCTGGATGATCCCGACATGGTATTCCCGACCATGGTCGCCAACGTGCTCCCGATCGGCATTACCGGGCTAGTCCTCGCCGGACTCATCTCCGCAATCCTTTCCAGCATCGACTCCACCCTCAACTCCGCTTCCACGCTCATCACCATGGATTTCGTGAAAGCCAAGAATCCGAACATCACCAACGAGCAGACCGCGCGCATCGGCCGCATCACGACGCTTGTGCTCATGGTCGTTGCCGTACTCTGGGCGCCGAACATCGCCAATTTTGAAGGCATTTTTGCCTACATTCAGCAGGCTTTCTCCTACATTGTGCCCCCCGTAGTCGCCATCTTCTTCATGGGCATCCTCTGGGAGCGCGGCAGCCGCAACGCCGCCTTCATTACGCTGGTCGTAGGTCATGGCCTCTCCCTCGTGCTGTTCATCCTTTCTGCCATGGGTGTTTTCCAGCTGCACTTCACCATCACAGCGGGCTTACTCACTATCATCAGCTTCGGCGTGTTTTATGTAGTAAGCATCCGCAGTGAAGCCCCGGAAACCGGTGAGTTCGCCGACATCACCTGGAAGCCCGCTGACGCACGTCCTTCCGAGCCCATGCCGCTCTGGCAAGACTACCGCGTACATTCTGTCATCGTGCTCCTCCTCACCGCAGCCTCCATTATCGCGTTCTGGTAA
- a CDS encoding GAF domain-containing protein has protein sequence MATSNDIHRDKTLEKQAKRRFKEAARNLLKLLRTALDAQTSYMYWVNRSREQLVLECADTDLEEVVFQDRIGFDAHFLTSLIDLEEEALIENGPEPALKLTHHISEQAEAVKHLLLIPFVNNGETVALTVAEFTRSVADGELSDTAVTAYHDAVENILQTYLNLSFMLEQEERWARHEQRMQHLLDRMNSCQLLRRLVDEAAALTLKGGAALAVKNGSCWQVAFRAGADFEALPAGIELTDHSQAWLALQSGEARFSLHYNGNPKRIHPAEKPATGASVAIPIDVLEYRQGLLLVWDEDPLRFTEAQRHMFSNMCRTIGLQLGQPRFGHQQHPDAPLLGSPTGSFNLEMLEHVLEQEFSLAGSGNSSAGPAWLVLVTPANIHALRTRHALKKTNQIQRQMAVDLLPSLSGIYGLVAFHSDSMNLVYLRGSEEQVDEWLFRFARQCREAGLSGQTYPDDIDYLAGKFRIPDTEKDVYTCIQAVRQKLNAATKAHQTLLNMKEDYP, from the coding sequence TTGGCGACCTCAAACGATATCCACCGCGACAAAACCCTTGAGAAACAAGCAAAACGCCGCTTTAAAGAGGCGGCCCGGAATCTGCTTAAGCTGCTGCGAACCGCTCTTGACGCTCAGACAAGCTATATGTACTGGGTGAACCGGAGCCGGGAACAACTGGTGCTGGAATGCGCTGATACGGACCTGGAGGAAGTCGTCTTTCAGGACAGAATCGGTTTTGATGCGCACTTTCTGACTTCACTGATCGATCTCGAAGAGGAGGCACTCATTGAAAACGGCCCGGAACCCGCGCTCAAGCTTACCCATCACATCAGCGAACAGGCCGAGGCGGTAAAGCACCTGCTGCTGATTCCATTTGTAAATAACGGCGAGACCGTTGCCCTCACCGTGGCCGAATTCACGCGTTCCGTAGCCGATGGAGAGTTAAGTGATACGGCAGTAACAGCCTATCATGATGCGGTTGAAAACATCCTGCAGACCTACCTTAACCTGAGCTTTATGCTCGAACAGGAAGAACGCTGGGCGCGCCATGAACAGCGCATGCAACACCTTTTGGATCGAATGAACAGCTGTCAGCTTTTACGCAGGCTGGTTGATGAGGCCGCAGCGCTTACTCTGAAAGGGGGTGCCGCACTCGCTGTGAAAAACGGCAGCTGCTGGCAGGTTGCTTTTCGGGCAGGGGCAGATTTTGAAGCGCTTCCTGCGGGTATCGAACTGACGGATCACTCACAGGCCTGGCTTGCGCTTCAGTCCGGTGAGGCGCGTTTTTCGCTGCATTACAACGGCAACCCCAAGCGTATTCATCCTGCCGAAAAGCCGGCTACCGGTGCTTCCGTAGCGATTCCCATAGACGTGCTCGAGTACCGGCAGGGGCTGCTGCTCGTTTGGGATGAAGACCCGCTCCGGTTCACCGAAGCCCAAAGGCACATGTTCAGCAATATGTGCCGCACCATAGGGCTTCAGCTTGGTCAGCCGCGTTTTGGTCATCAGCAACATCCGGACGCCCCGCTACTGGGAAGTCCGACGGGCTCCTTCAACCTGGAAATGCTGGAGCATGTGCTTGAACAGGAGTTTTCATTAGCGGGCAGCGGGAATTCATCGGCCGGGCCGGCATGGCTGGTGCTGGTCACCCCTGCTAACATTCATGCCCTGCGTACGCGTCATGCGCTGAAGAAAACCAACCAAATTCAGCGCCAAATGGCTGTGGACCTGCTGCCTTCCCTGAGCGGAATCTATGGTCTGGTTGCGTTTCACTCTGACAGCATGAATCTCGTTTACCTGCGTGGCAGCGAAGAACAGGTGGACGAATGGTTGTTCAGGTTTGCCCGGCAGTGCAGAGAAGCCGGTTTATCGGGGCAAACGTATCCGGACGACATCGATTATTTAGCCGGAAAATTCCGTATCCCGGATACTGAGAAAGACGTATACACCTGCATTCAGGCCGTCCGGCAAAAACTGAATGCAGCCACCAAAGCACATCAAACCCTCCTCAATATGAAAGAGGACTACCCATGA
- a CDS encoding universal stress protein — translation MKNPKILVPIDFSDLSKKALHIANEVAEAMDGKVTPFHSYIPITDLDGFHYMSSGTATQKNLTDIEDSLRNRLDDVSAEIVGAKHLEKGMIGIGNPAHAIVEMSSEHDIIIMSTHGRTGFKRFLLGSVAEKVLRMADKPVMIVEDNTTFTPVKRILVTTDFSENARAAFPAARAFAEATGADIELFHAILYDNFDSLAKAESTYEARKENMNLLADKFFKGIPGKVHTTVITTNKSAHEAVLKHTQENYYSLIVMSTIGRTGLDYLMLGSTTSNVARMVKCAVLSVNPTKHAEMKRESFEKEYS, via the coding sequence ATGAAAAACCCAAAAATTCTCGTTCCGATTGACTTTTCAGACCTTAGCAAGAAAGCGCTGCACATCGCCAACGAGGTTGCTGAAGCGATGGACGGCAAGGTGACCCCTTTCCACTCGTATATACCCATCACAGACCTGGACGGATTTCACTACATGAGTTCCGGCACGGCAACCCAAAAAAATCTTACTGATATTGAGGACAGTCTCCGCAACAGGCTGGATGATGTGTCTGCTGAGATCGTCGGAGCCAAACATCTTGAAAAAGGGATGATTGGAATAGGTAATCCGGCCCATGCTATCGTTGAGATGAGTTCAGAGCATGATATTATAATAATGAGCACGCACGGGCGTACGGGCTTCAAACGTTTTTTACTGGGGTCTGTAGCTGAGAAGGTGCTCAGAATGGCAGACAAGCCGGTCATGATTGTGGAAGACAATACGACTTTCACCCCGGTTAAAAGAATCCTGGTAACGACGGACTTCTCCGAAAACGCAAGGGCTGCTTTCCCGGCTGCGCGGGCATTCGCTGAAGCTACCGGAGCTGATATCGAGCTTTTCCATGCCATTCTGTATGATAACTTTGATTCACTGGCTAAAGCGGAATCAACCTATGAAGCCCGTAAAGAAAACATGAATCTGCTCGCAGATAAGTTTTTCAAGGGGATCCCGGGTAAAGTTCACACTACAGTAATTACGACCAATAAATCGGCGCACGAAGCTGTACTTAAGCACACGCAGGAGAACTACTACAGCCTTATCGTTATGTCAACCATCGGTCGTACAGGCCTTGATTATCTGATGCTGGGAAGTACGACTTCCAATGTAGCGCGCATGGTAAAATGTGCGGTACTTAGCGTGAATCCTACTAAGCATGCTGAGATGAAGCGCGAAAGCTTTGAAAAAGAGTATAGCTAA
- a CDS encoding sugar phosphate isomerase/epimerase family protein: protein MKPTNRRSFLKTAALLGTGLMVAPQLACSRPDSESTGSAASPAETLPFGIQLWTLREAFPADPRGVLRMLSELGYRQIETFEGPQGMYWGMGHTEMQSYIQSLGMKLVAGHCNIMEDFERKAAEAAEIGMSYLVSPFIGRQGSIDDYKRYAEIFNERGEICRREGIRFAYHNHEYTFDETFDGQLPQEVLMRDTDPDLVSFEIDIYWVVTGGADPLYWIENHPGRFTLCHVKDRADVAPDVLRASTVLGTGTVDFKTLLPAAKENGMEYFFVEQEEYDGTTPTDAVRKNAEFMRSLELFS, encoded by the coding sequence ATGAAACCCACCAACCGCCGATCTTTCCTCAAAACCGCAGCTTTGCTCGGCACCGGCCTCATGGTTGCCCCGCAACTCGCCTGTTCGCGTCCCGACAGCGAAAGCACCGGCAGCGCTGCAAGCCCCGCCGAAACCCTGCCCTTCGGTATTCAGCTCTGGACCCTCCGCGAAGCCTTCCCCGCCGATCCCCGTGGCGTGCTCCGCATGCTCTCCGAGCTCGGCTACCGGCAAATCGAAACCTTCGAAGGTCCGCAGGGCATGTACTGGGGCATGGGCCACACCGAAATGCAAAGCTACATTCAAAGCCTCGGGATGAAGCTCGTTGCCGGGCACTGCAACATCATGGAAGACTTCGAGCGCAAAGCCGCCGAAGCCGCCGAAATCGGCATGAGCTACCTCGTGAGTCCGTTTATTGGCCGTCAGGGAAGCATTGATGACTACAAGCGCTACGCCGAAATCTTCAACGAGCGCGGCGAAATCTGCCGACGCGAAGGCATCCGCTTCGCCTACCACAACCACGAATACACCTTCGACGAAACCTTCGACGGGCAGCTCCCGCAGGAAGTCCTCATGCGCGACACCGATCCTGATCTCGTCTCTTTCGAAATCGACATCTACTGGGTCGTAACCGGCGGCGCCGATCCCCTCTACTGGATCGAAAACCACCCCGGCCGCTTCACCCTTTGCCACGTAAAAGACCGCGCCGACGTCGCCCCCGACGTGCTCCGCGCCTCTACCGTACTCGGCACCGGCACCGTCGATTTCAAAACGCTGCTGCCCGCAGCCAAAGAAAACGGCATGGAATACTTCTTCGTCGAGCAGGAAGAATACGACGGCACCACCCCAACTGATGCCGTGCGCAAAAACGCCGAATTCATGCGAAGCCTCGAACTCTTCTCTTGA
- a CDS encoding OmpP1/FadL family transporter, with protein sequence MTKKLLLSLLPLMLCLSGLFTPEAEAQNRFDALRFSTQLPASDPNTIFSGGSSVATFTGFGSSIINPATLGLARESEFHIGIGMRDVNEDATFLNRTAAYDDAQTAFTNAGFLYAAPTVQGSLVAGFGYNQLADFNRAYRLSGFNPRSSITDLFFDNSFYFNTAFNAFAIEENDFGQFPIFREDFDAPFRGITQAATVRESGQLGEFSAAIATEFVQNLFIGASLGIPVGSYTYRRNFLERDIDGLFGPIDTEIGGEPFTIPAPDGVLLQERISADIIGFSARIGAIYRPLPNFQVGLSYSLPTTLNIDESYSVFIQTEYEDGTSESAQLRGETSYQVKLPARFTAGFATTGLPVNLSFAAERVSNSSIQFRDFDDLSFEVQENENMREDFRDVINFRFGASLNITEAVIPSIGYAYLPAVSREAGNARQLLSAGVSVGVNQSLRLDAGLQYMFFDDEQIVYEFFDYEAGDGSFAAETIRTSVERFHAVVGIVYRF encoded by the coding sequence ATGACTAAAAAACTATTACTCAGCCTTTTGCCGCTCATGCTGTGCCTTAGCGGACTATTCACACCGGAAGCTGAAGCGCAAAACCGATTCGACGCCCTGCGTTTTTCTACACAGCTGCCAGCTTCCGATCCGAACACCATATTTTCAGGCGGCTCATCCGTTGCGACCTTCACAGGTTTTGGCTCCTCAATCATCAACCCCGCAACCCTTGGTCTCGCGCGGGAATCTGAATTTCACATTGGCATCGGCATGCGCGATGTGAATGAAGACGCAACCTTTCTGAACCGCACCGCAGCCTATGATGACGCGCAGACAGCTTTCACCAATGCCGGCTTCCTGTACGCTGCCCCTACCGTGCAGGGCAGTTTGGTAGCCGGGTTTGGCTACAATCAGCTGGCCGACTTCAACCGGGCCTACCGGCTGAGCGGATTCAACCCCAGAAGCTCCATCACTGATTTATTTTTCGACAACAGCTTCTACTTCAACACCGCCTTCAACGCCTTCGCGATTGAAGAAAACGATTTCGGTCAGTTTCCCATTTTCCGGGAAGACTTTGACGCCCCCTTCCGCGGTATTACGCAGGCCGCAACCGTTCGGGAAAGCGGACAGCTCGGAGAGTTCTCCGCAGCCATTGCGACAGAATTCGTACAAAATCTCTTCATTGGTGCTTCACTTGGTATTCCCGTAGGTTCCTATACCTACCGGCGTAATTTTCTGGAACGTGATATAGACGGTCTTTTCGGGCCCATTGATACCGAAATCGGCGGGGAGCCCTTCACCATACCAGCGCCCGACGGTGTACTGTTACAGGAGCGCATCAGTGCAGATATCATCGGCTTCTCGGCACGTATCGGCGCGATCTACCGACCCCTGCCTAATTTCCAGGTCGGGCTGAGCTACAGCCTGCCGACTACACTGAACATTGACGAAAGCTACTCTGTCTTTATTCAAACCGAATATGAAGACGGCACCTCTGAAAGCGCACAGCTTCGCGGAGAAACCTCTTATCAGGTGAAACTTCCTGCACGCTTCACCGCAGGTTTTGCTACAACAGGCTTACCTGTAAATCTCTCATTTGCAGCTGAGCGCGTTTCAAACAGCAGTATTCAGTTCAGAGATTTTGATGATCTCTCCTTTGAAGTACAGGAAAACGAAAACATGCGCGAAGATTTCCGGGATGTCATTAATTTCCGGTTCGGAGCTTCGCTGAACATTACAGAAGCGGTAATTCCCAGCATCGGGTATGCATACCTGCCGGCAGTCAGCCGGGAAGCGGGTAATGCGCGTCAGCTTCTTAGCGCGGGCGTATCGGTAGGAGTGAACCAAAGCCTCCGCCTCGATGCAGGATTACAGTACATGTTTTTCGACGACGAGCAGATCGTCTATGAGTTTTTTGATTATGAAGCCGGGGACGGCAGCTTTGCCGCAGAAACCATCCGCACTTCTGTTGAACGCTTTCACGCAGTCGTTGGCATCGTGTACCGCTTCTGA